In the genome of Pseudostreptobacillus hongkongensis, one region contains:
- a CDS encoding deoxynucleoside kinase, producing LLVHVLLYYKQFFNKINLNKTNTSKIICIDGVVGVGKSSLAEILADKYGYKLYEEPVINNPILDKFYYDKKRWSFPLQIFFLNKRFQSIKEAEAYQNCIMDRSIYGDIIFSRMLAEDGDLTMEEFEIYEELLGNMLEHLKTPKLTIYLESNVENAISKIKKRGREYEKIVEYSYWEHLNKHYKEYFDSYNISDVLVINVDNIDFVNNLEDRAKILEIIDNKLNETK from the coding sequence GTTTGTTGGTACATGTTCTGTTATATTATAAACAATTTTTTAATAAAATTAATTTAAATAAAACAAATACTAGCAAAATAATATGTATAGATGGTGTTGTTGGTGTTGGAAAATCTTCACTTGCTGAAATATTGGCAGATAAATATGGATACAAACTATATGAAGAACCTGTAATTAATAACCCTATTTTAGACAAATTCTACTATGATAAAAAAAGATGGTCTTTCCCTCTTCAGATATTCTTTTTAAACAAAAGATTTCAATCTATAAAAGAAGCTGAAGCTTATCAAAATTGTATTATGGATAGATCTATTTATGGAGATATAATCTTTTCTAGAATGTTAGCTGAAGATGGTGATCTAACTATGGAAGAATTTGAAATTTATGAAGAACTATTAGGTAATATGCTAGAACATTTAAAAACACCTAAATTAACTATATATTTAGAATCTAATGTTGAAAATGCTATTTCTAAAATTAAAAAACGTGGTCGTGAATATGAAAAAATCGTTGAATATTCATATTGGGAACATTTAAATAAACATTATAAAGAATACTTCGATTCATACAATATATCTGATGTTCTTGTTATAAATGTAGACAATATTGATTTTGTTAATAATCTTGAAGATAGAGCTAAAATACTTGAGATTATCGATAATAAATTAAATGAGACTAAATAG